The following coding sequences are from one Capsicum annuum cultivar UCD-10X-F1 chromosome 3, UCD10Xv1.1, whole genome shotgun sequence window:
- the LOC107864519 gene encoding uncharacterized protein LOC107864519 isoform X2 has translation MLEQHEEVELGEMELEINSNMVNPSISSPASTCWQIQQVWEPDDMLHFDCSPMEYFPLWTHSWSPPPCHHPHHHDHHQESARMERAKSKAHFERLLDEAIDKAAEEFLRKFWKELREQKNIIDVRFEEKAYTAGTSQVSLSMLSMETKSENPGCRKPVQIVDESPKFQCMQLDAKSPAEESPLHIVPSRGDCALPVPFQQRSITEHVNLKRKVDTGPSGQDITIFELCNKQKMNKKYKKTWRIGDSVSLEDLKELFGKKREDAAESLNVKCNQQKSRSSNLSVNDENGTSSNGNLLEKNENSDRENIMIQVEDSANQELVYIPQEFGPACDSLIPDVPTILSRLPRERMPAEDATQLISSAPGQQGERIARQIDMTSEISQLEKQHLGEERFKCDLSVEDSSSYDSRNVSEPIQGHAIVDSTHMEVQPFLESVSTQPLNSFSCHENTAKNTKLLFNNLIMSTLEDLIDPENETSMTKALPILADNLSLFSEEQAEQILELSVYFPTLVHSWREFSRSQTYNQKSLAETGKIRDLAETSVKDEESLSIRYEELERKEQELMAQLEAVQKEKAGIAEQRSEKSKQTKHLVSLAEEKAASSTKEKHMIKIATTKLNNVVDQWTKIQSFFT, from the exons ATGTTGGAGCAACATGAAGAAGTTGAGTTGGGTGAAATGGAGTTGGAAATTAATAGTAACATGGTTAATCCTTCGATAAGTTCACCTGCTTCAACTTGTTGGCAAATTCAGCAGGTATGGGAGCCTGATGATATGCTCCATTTTGATTGTTCTCCAATGGAGTACTTCCCTCTCTGGACTCACTCTTGGAGTCCTCCTCCTTGtcatcatcctcatcatcatgatcatcatcaagaATCTG CAAGAATGGAAAGGGCAAAATCTAAAGCTCATTTTGAACGGCTACTAGATGAAGCTATCGACAAAGC GGCGGAAGAATTTTTAAGGAAATTTTGGAAGGAACTTAGAGAgcaaaaaaatatcattgatgtGAGGTTTGAAGAAAAGGCATATACTGCTGGTACGAGTCAG GTGTCTCTGTCAATGCTGAGTATGGAGACAAAATCTGAAAATCCTGGCTGCCGCAAACCAGTGCAAATAGTAGATGAAAGCCCGAAATTCCAG TGTATGCAGTTAGATGCAAAATCTCCAGCAGAAGAGTCTCCACTTCATATTGTACCAAGTCGGGGAGATTGTGCACTGCCTGTTCCATTTCAACAACGATCCATCACAGAACATGTAAACCTGAAGAGGAAAGTCGATACTGGTCCTTCAGGTCAGGACATTACCATCTTTGAATTATGCAACAAGCAGAAAATGAACAAGAAATACAAAAAGACTTGGAGAATTGGTgattcagttagtttagaggaTCTTAAAGAGCTGTTTGGCAAGAAACGTGAAGACGCTGCAGAAAGCCTTAACG TCAAATGCAATCAGCAGAAATCACGGAGTTCGAATTTATCAGTAAATGATGAAAATGGTACATCATCAAATGGCAATCTTCTAGAAAAGAATGAAAACAGTGACAGGGAAAACATTATGATTCAAGTGGAAGACTCAGCGAATCAAGAACTCGTGTACATACCACAGGAATTTGGGCCTGCCTGTGATAGTCTCATCCCTGATGTTCCCACCATACTGTCTCGGTTACCTCGAGAAAGAATGCCAGCTGAAGATGCTACACAATTAATATCTTCTGCACCTGGCCAACAGGGGGAACGTATTGCAAGACAAATAGATATGACTAGTGAGATTAGTCAATTGGAGAAACAACACTTGGGAGAGGAAAGGTTCAAATGTGATCTCTCTGTTGAAGACTCGTCATCATACGATTCCAGAAATGTTTCAGAGCCAATTCAG GGTCATGCCATCGTGGATTCTACTCATATGGAAGTTCAACCTTTTCTTGAATCAGTATCAACTCAGCCATTAAACTCATTTTCCTGCCATGAGAACACCGCAAAGAACACAAAGCTGCTTTTCAACAATTTGATCATGTCAACTCTGGAAGATCTAATCGACCCTGAAAACGAAACTTCCATGACTAAAGCATTGCCCATCCTAGCAGACAACCTCTCTTTGTTCTCCGAAGAACAAGCCGAACAAATACTTGAACTCTCAGTCTATTTTCCTACTCTCGTGCATAGCTGGAGAGAATTTTCTCGATCCCAAACGTACAATCAAAAGTCCTTAGCTGAAACGGGGAAAATTAGAGATTTGGCGGAGACATCGGTGAAAGATGAAGAGAGTCTTAGTATCAGATACGAAGAACTCGAAAGAAAGGAACAGGAACTGATGGCACAATTGGAAGCAGTGCAGAAAGAGAAGGCAGGGATAGCTGAACAAAGGAGTGAAAAGTCCAAGCAGACCAAACACTTGGTTTCTTTGGCAGAAGAAAAAGCAGCTAGTAGTACCAAAGAGAAACACATGATAAAAATAGCCACCACCAAGCTGAACAACGTAGTTGATCAATGGACTAAAATACAATCTTTCTTTACCTAG
- the LOC107864519 gene encoding uncharacterized protein LOC107864519 isoform X1: MLEQHEEVELGEMELEINSNMVNPSISSPASTCWQIQQVWEPDDMLHFDCSPMEYFPLWTHSWSPPPCHHPHHHDHHQESARMERAKSKAHFERLLDEAIDKAAEEFLRKFWKELREQKNIIDVRFEEKAYTAGTSQVSLSMLSMETKSENPGCRKPVQIVDESPKFQCMQLDAKSPAEESPLHIVPSRGDCALPVPFQQRSITEHVNLKRKVDTGPSGQDITIFELCNKQKMNKKYKKTWRIGDSVSLEDLKELFGKKREDAAESLNVSISTFKRICREHGISRWPSSKIKRERLLLSSLSCNGTDRVAANTQMRITKGLTALASTFSVKCNQQKSRSSNLSVNDENGTSSNGNLLEKNENSDRENIMIQVEDSANQELVYIPQEFGPACDSLIPDVPTILSRLPRERMPAEDATQLISSAPGQQGERIARQIDMTSEISQLEKQHLGEERFKCDLSVEDSSSYDSRNVSEPIQGHAIVDSTHMEVQPFLESVSTQPLNSFSCHENTAKNTKLLFNNLIMSTLEDLIDPENETSMTKALPILADNLSLFSEEQAEQILELSVYFPTLVHSWREFSRSQTYNQKSLAETGKIRDLAETSVKDEESLSIRYEELERKEQELMAQLEAVQKEKAGIAEQRSEKSKQTKHLVSLAEEKAASSTKEKHMIKIATTKLNNVVDQWTKIQSFFT, from the exons ATGTTGGAGCAACATGAAGAAGTTGAGTTGGGTGAAATGGAGTTGGAAATTAATAGTAACATGGTTAATCCTTCGATAAGTTCACCTGCTTCAACTTGTTGGCAAATTCAGCAGGTATGGGAGCCTGATGATATGCTCCATTTTGATTGTTCTCCAATGGAGTACTTCCCTCTCTGGACTCACTCTTGGAGTCCTCCTCCTTGtcatcatcctcatcatcatgatcatcatcaagaATCTG CAAGAATGGAAAGGGCAAAATCTAAAGCTCATTTTGAACGGCTACTAGATGAAGCTATCGACAAAGC GGCGGAAGAATTTTTAAGGAAATTTTGGAAGGAACTTAGAGAgcaaaaaaatatcattgatgtGAGGTTTGAAGAAAAGGCATATACTGCTGGTACGAGTCAG GTGTCTCTGTCAATGCTGAGTATGGAGACAAAATCTGAAAATCCTGGCTGCCGCAAACCAGTGCAAATAGTAGATGAAAGCCCGAAATTCCAG TGTATGCAGTTAGATGCAAAATCTCCAGCAGAAGAGTCTCCACTTCATATTGTACCAAGTCGGGGAGATTGTGCACTGCCTGTTCCATTTCAACAACGATCCATCACAGAACATGTAAACCTGAAGAGGAAAGTCGATACTGGTCCTTCAGGTCAGGACATTACCATCTTTGAATTATGCAACAAGCAGAAAATGAACAAGAAATACAAAAAGACTTGGAGAATTGGTgattcagttagtttagaggaTCTTAAAGAGCTGTTTGGCAAGAAACGTGAAGACGCTGCAGAAAGCCTTAACG TTAGTATCTCCACATTTAAGCGAATTTGTCGGGAACATGGAATCTCCCGGTGGCCGTCTtccaaaataaagagagaaagacTTTTACTCTCCAGTTTAAGCTGCAATGGAACTGACCGAGTAGCTGCTAACACACAAATGCGTATAACCAAAGGCCTAACTGCATTGGCATCAACCTTTTCAGTCAAATGCAATCAGCAGAAATCACGGAGTTCGAATTTATCAGTAAATGATGAAAATGGTACATCATCAAATGGCAATCTTCTAGAAAAGAATGAAAACAGTGACAGGGAAAACATTATGATTCAAGTGGAAGACTCAGCGAATCAAGAACTCGTGTACATACCACAGGAATTTGGGCCTGCCTGTGATAGTCTCATCCCTGATGTTCCCACCATACTGTCTCGGTTACCTCGAGAAAGAATGCCAGCTGAAGATGCTACACAATTAATATCTTCTGCACCTGGCCAACAGGGGGAACGTATTGCAAGACAAATAGATATGACTAGTGAGATTAGTCAATTGGAGAAACAACACTTGGGAGAGGAAAGGTTCAAATGTGATCTCTCTGTTGAAGACTCGTCATCATACGATTCCAGAAATGTTTCAGAGCCAATTCAG GGTCATGCCATCGTGGATTCTACTCATATGGAAGTTCAACCTTTTCTTGAATCAGTATCAACTCAGCCATTAAACTCATTTTCCTGCCATGAGAACACCGCAAAGAACACAAAGCTGCTTTTCAACAATTTGATCATGTCAACTCTGGAAGATCTAATCGACCCTGAAAACGAAACTTCCATGACTAAAGCATTGCCCATCCTAGCAGACAACCTCTCTTTGTTCTCCGAAGAACAAGCCGAACAAATACTTGAACTCTCAGTCTATTTTCCTACTCTCGTGCATAGCTGGAGAGAATTTTCTCGATCCCAAACGTACAATCAAAAGTCCTTAGCTGAAACGGGGAAAATTAGAGATTTGGCGGAGACATCGGTGAAAGATGAAGAGAGTCTTAGTATCAGATACGAAGAACTCGAAAGAAAGGAACAGGAACTGATGGCACAATTGGAAGCAGTGCAGAAAGAGAAGGCAGGGATAGCTGAACAAAGGAGTGAAAAGTCCAAGCAGACCAAACACTTGGTTTCTTTGGCAGAAGAAAAAGCAGCTAGTAGTACCAAAGAGAAACACATGATAAAAATAGCCACCACCAAGCTGAACAACGTAGTTGATCAATGGACTAAAATACAATCTTTCTTTACCTAG
- the LOC107852933 gene encoding putative glycine-rich cell wall structural protein 1, whose amino-acid sequence MARLLLLMLAFFFMMNINIDQISGSLDFPLDLVVLPSPVSPAPAPFIPGGGGGGGGGGGGRGDKGGGYGYGSGSGSGWGRSGGGGGGGGGGGGGGGSGSDRGRGRKGSGQGGGCGEGYGFGGTGQSIPTPTSSPSIKPPWMTRKVIPGFY is encoded by the coding sequence ATGGCTcgattgttgttgttaatgttggCATTTTTCTTCATGATGAACATTAATATTGATCAAATTTCAGGTTCTTTGGATTTTCCTCTTGATCTAGTGGTTCTTCCTTCCCCAGTTAGCCCCGCGCCTGCACCATTTATTCCTGGTGGAGGTGGTGGCGGAGGAGGTGGAGGAGGCGGAAGAGGCGATAAGGGAGGTGGTTATGGATATGGAAGTGGTAGCGGTTCTGGATGGGGAAGAAGTGGTGGAGGCGGTGGTGGTGGAGGAGGAGGCGGAGGTGGTGGAGGTAGTGGTAGTGATCGAGGACGAGGACGTAAAGGATCAGGCCAGGGTGGTGGTTGTGGTGAGGGCTATGGTTTTGGTGGTACTGGTCAAAGTATTCCAACTCCAACTTCGAGTCCTAGTATCAAGCCGCCTTGGATGACGAGGAAAGTTATACCAGGGTTTTATTAG
- the LOC124896975 gene encoding glycine-rich protein 5-like produces the protein MARWNIMFVFVLVHVVTARNIPQVAKPNEPVTQVQHQGATVNTVVISTAPTPSAGLDDKKNFISFGGVGGWAGIGGYAGVLPTFGGIGGAGGIGGASGIGGLGGLGGLGGGAGGFGGGVGGLGGGGGGGGVGIGGGVGGIGGIKP, from the exons ATGGCAAGGTGGAATATAATGTTTGTGTTTGTACTTGTACATGTTGTCACTGCAAGAAACATTCCTCAAGTGGCCAAACCTAATGAACCTGTGACTCAG GTTCAGCATCAGGGTGCAACGGTAAACACCGTGGTTATAAGTACAGCACCAACACCTAGCGCAGGACTTGATGACAAAAAGAATTTCATCTCATTTGGAGGGGTTGGTGGCTGGGCAGGAATTGGTGGCTATGCTGGTGTGTTGCCTACttttggtggcattggtggcGCTGGTGGAATAGGCGGTGCTAGTGGAATCGGAGGGCTAGGTGGTCTTGGTGGACTTGGTGGTGGTGCTGGTGgctttggtggtggtgttggagGACTTGGTGGTGGTGGCGGTGGTGGTGGTGTAGGTATTGGTGGTGGAGTTGGTGGTATCGGTGGTATCAAACCCTag